The DNA region CCAGCCTCGCGGAAAAGGCGTATCTGCCTGCCCAGGATGGTCTCGCCTGTGGGCAGGATGGAGAGCGACTTGGGAAATGGACGGCCCAGCCGACTACCGACGCCGGCGGCCAGGATTACCGCTTTCATGCTGTCGTCCTCCTCGTGATGGACGCGGTTTGCGGCGTGACGGCGCTCTGCGCCGCCATGGCCACCAAATGATCGAGTACGTACTGGTTCACGCGTTTGCCGGCCCCGTCGTCGTGGTGCGTAAAGCTCCGGGCCAGCAACGCGTCGCGCTCTGCCTCGTGCGGGTCCCCGTGGTCCAATACCTTGGCGAGGGCCGCATACAGCGCCTCCTCGTCGGCGGTCCTGATGCCCGGGGTCACGTCATCCATGTCCAGCATCAGCTCGCGGTTCCTGGTCACGTACGCCTCGTGGTCATACTGGAAGTAGACGATGGGCCGTTTGAGCAGGAGATAGTCGAAGTAGATGGAGGAGTAGTCCGTCACCAGGGCGTCGGCCAGGCGGAGCATGGGGTAGGGGTCAGTGTGCGAGGCGCAGACCCGGACATGCGGGTCGTTGCTGGCGATGCGCGCCTGTACGTACGGATGGAACTTGCAGACAAAGATGATCTTGTTGCGCCTGGCGAACTCCACAAGCTTGCCGGGGTTGATGGCGCCGTCGCTGAAGGGATCGCCGCCGGTGTCGCGGAAGGTGGGCATGTAGAAGACCACCCGCCAGCCTTCCTTGCGGCGTTGGCGCAGCTCGCCGTAGAGCGCAACGTCCACATTGAGCATGTCGTACTTGTCCGGCGGCCGGAGCATTGCGTCGTTGCGCGGGTAGCCGAGCTCCGGGAAGTCATTGGCCCCGAAGGCCCGGCCGAATGCGTGCTCGGTGAAGTAGGGCGAGGTGGAGAGCACGGCGTCGTACCCGCTGTAGTTGGCGCGCAGGTACTCGGCCTTCTCGGGCGTCATGTTCACGCTGGACTCGATCTCCGGAAAGCCGATGGCCTTGAGCGGGATGCCGTGCCAGAGCTGGAAGGTGCGCGCCTCTTCGAGCAGGGCGTGCACCGGGCTGTGGGAGCGCCACCAGAAGTCGTCGCTGACCACCACGGACGCACGCGCGCAGATCTGCACGGCCTCGGTATCCGGGAACAGGAGCACGGGCAGATTCTGCCGCGCCAGCAAGTCGCGCTGGGCCTGGTCGTGCGTCAGGAAGAACCCTTGCAGGTCGGGAAAATGACGCACGCAGTCGAGAAACGCGTACTTCACGTTGTCGATGAGCGCGCCGCCGATGCGGCCCATGAAGATGACGCAGTTGGCCTTCTTCGGCGTGCGGCGGGAAATGTCGGACAGGGCCTTGAGCGTCCCCGGATCGAACTCTGCCATGAGGCGTGCTCCTCCTTGAGCAGTACGGCGCAGACGTGGCGCCGCTGTTTCCGGTGGATTATGCAAGATGCACGCCGGAAAAGCCTGCCGGGAACGCGGCAGGAAAGGGCAGGGGAGGAGGCACGGCGATGCGTTCAGGCGCGTTTCAATAAATGCAGATAAAAGTCTTTGGAAGGGGGCCTGGGGGAAAGCCTCTTCAGAAAGGTTTCCCCCGGAGAATCCGTGCCTTTTCCTAGAGCGACTTGGCCTCGCGCAGGTAGAGCGCGGCTGTCCGGGTGCCGGCGTAGCTCTCGGCGAGGTGCAGGTAGATGACGTTGAGGAACTCGCGCTTGATGCGCCTGGCGTTGGCCAGGCGGTGCGCGGCCAGGGCGGGCAGGTCAAACCCGTCGAGCCACTGCTCGAACTGCTCGGCGCGGTGGAAGTCCCGATGGGCCGCATCCACCTTGGCCAGGCCGGAGGCAGCCACGCGGCGGCGGGTTGCCTCGTCGTCCAGCAGCTGACGCGTCAGCGCGGCCACGGCATCTGCGTCGCCGGGCGGGTAGAGGAAGAGGTCCTCGCCGTCGGTGAAAAGCTCGCGCAGGCCGTGGCCCACGTCCGGGGTAAGCAGACAGCAGCCGCAACCCAGAGCCTCGAACACGCGGAAGTTCAGGTCGCCGCGTTCGGACTCGTTGAGGATCAGCTTGCCGGTGGGGAAGAGCTCGCGGTAGGGCCCGCGCAGCATGGTCAGCGGCGCGCGTTCGGCCAGATCGTGCAAAAAGCGGTAGCGGCCCGGGGTCAGCTCCGCGTCCACCTTGCCCACGAAAAGCAGGTCGTGCGCCTGCTCGATCTCCGGCCGGGGCTTGTCCTCGGAGCGGGCAAAGAGCGGCAGCCACCGCAGGCGATCGTCGGGCAGCAGCCTGCCCCGGAAGGCGGCGATGTGGTCGCGCATGGCCACGGTGGCCAGGTCGAATCCCTGGGCGTACAGCGGGTGCCAGCTATGGATGTGCGTATCCACAAAGATGGCCACGGTGGGGCAGGGGAAGCGCTCCACGCTGCGGAGGAGCGGGACGGAGCTGCGATCGCCCAGGACGAAAAGCGATGGTTCGCCCCCGCATGCGGCGACCACATCGTCCCAGCCGATAAAGGCGTCGGCCAGGGGGATGTGGACGATGCGCCAGCCGCGAGCGGAAAGTCTGTTGGAAAAATAGGGGTTGCCGGCCCATGCTACGCAGGATGAAGGTGCCATCGTCTGGTATCGTGTCTGCTCGGGTTTAGAAAACTCGCTGGAAAGATTGGACAAAAGACCATCCAACTTTCGAGGGAAGGTGTCAAGCCGTGGGTGTTGTGGGTGCTCATATATAAGGAAAGAAGAGAAAAAAATGGTGAAAGGCAGGGAAAAATCGGGATTTTGTGCGGGTTTTCCTTGCCAGCGGTAAAATCCTCTTGTATGAGCAGCATTCCACGACGAAGGGGCATAGCCTTCCGCGCGCCGCTCCTTGGCCTTTTGAGGCCCATGCAACGCACCCGCCGAGTGACGAATGGGTGCATTCGCAATTTTTTTTGTCTGAAAGTTGTTGACAGTCGTCGGTGGATCACATATTTACCTCTGTCTTTGCACAGAACTTGATTCCCGTAAGTGGAGGAAGCTGCATGCCGACCATTAACCAGCTCGTACGCAAGCAACGAGCCAAGGTGCTCAAGCGCAAGAAAACGCCCGCGCTTCTGGAATGCCCCCAGCGCCGCGGCGTATGTACGCGTGTGTATACCACGACCCCTAAGAAGCCGAACTCGGCTTTGCGGAAAGTCGCACGTGTCCGCCTGACCAATGGCATCGAGGTCACAGCGTACATTCCCGGTGAAGGCCACAACCTTCAGGAACACTCCGTGGTTCTGATCCGCGGCGGCCGCGTCAAGGACTTGCCCGGCGTGCGCTACCATATTGTTCGCGGCAGCCTGGATACGGCCGGCGTCTCCGACCGTCGTCAAGGCCGCTCCAAGTACGGCGCCAAGCGTCCTAAATAGCACCGGAGGACGGAAGCCATGCCCCGCAAAGGATCCGTACCCAAGAGAGAGATCACTCCTGATCCGATCTACAAAAGCAAGCTGGCCGCAAAGTTCATCAGCCGCCTTATGGTTGATGGCAAGAAGAGCGTGGCCGAGCGCATTTTTTATCAATCCCTGGGCGAGCTCGCCGAGAAGACCAGCGAAGAGCCTCTGCGCGCCTTCGAGAAGGCCCTCGACAACGTAAAGCCGCACATGGAAGTCAAGCCCCGCCGCGTTGGCGGCGCGACCTACCAGGTTCCTATGGAGGTCCGCTCCGAGCGTCAGGTGGCTCTGGCCATTCGTTGGCTCATCAACTATGCCCGCGCCCGTGGCGAGAAGGGCATGGCCGGCCGACTGACCGGAGAGCTGCTCGATGCCTACAACAACCGCGGCGGCGCCGTGAAAAAGAAAGAAGATACTCACCGTATGGCCGATGCCAACAAGGCATTCGCCCATTACCGGTGGTAACGAGGAGTTCGAGCCGTGTCACGCGTCGTCCCAATCCCCAAGCAGCGCAATATCGGCATCATGGCCCATATTGATGCCGGTAAGACTACCACTACCGAGCGCATCCTGTTCTACACCGGCGTCTCGCACAAGATCGGCGAGGTTCACGACGGTCAGGCGACGATGGACTGGATGGCCCAGGAGCAGGAGCGCGGCATCACGATCACCTCTGCCGCGACCACGTGCTACTGGCGTGATCACCGCATCAACATTATTGATACGCCTGGTCACGTGGACTTCACCATCGAGGTGGAGCGTGCGCTGCGCGTGCTCGACGGCGCTGTCGCGGTGTTCGACGCCGTGGCCGGCGTTGAGCCTCAGTCCGAGACGGTGTGGCGCCAGGCCGATCGTTACAAGGTCCCGCGCATCTGCTTTGTCAACAAGATGGACCGCATCGGCGCCGACTTCTTCCGCTGTGTGGAGATGATCAAGACGCGCCTGAAGGCCAAGCCCGTGCCGCTGCAGATCCCCATCGGTTCCGAGGACGAGTTCCGCGGCATCGTCGATCTGATCACCGGCAAGGCCCTGATGTTCGACCAGGAGTCTCTGGGCGCTACCTACGAGACCACGGAGGTGCCGGAAGACCTGCAGGACATGTACGAGTCCATGCGTCTCGAGATGCTCGAGGCCGTGGCCGAGGAAGACGAGGCCCTGCTCGAGAAGTATCTCGGCGGCGAGGAGCCCACGGCCGAAGAGCTCGTAGCCGCTCTGCGCCAGGCCACCGTCAACCTCTCTATTGTGCCTGTCATGTGCGGCTCCGCGTTCAAGAACAAGGGCGTTCAGCCCCTGCTCGACGCGGTGGTGGACTACCTCCCCTCGCCGGATCAGGTTCACGCCATCAAGGGCGTGGACCCCGACGACGAGACCAAGGAGATCACCTGCCCCTGTGACGATAACGAGCCTCTGGCGGCGCTGGCCTTCAAGCTGATGGCCGACCCCTATGTGGGCCACCTCACGTTCCTCCGCGTCTACTCCGGTCACATCGAGTCCGGCATGACCGTCATCAACGGCGCCACCGGCCGCAAGGAACGGATTGGCCGCCTGCTGAAGATGCACGCCAACAAGCGTGAGGAAATAAAGTGGTCCGGTGCAGGCGACATCGTCGCCGCCGTCGGCCTGAAGGACGTGGCCACCGGCCAGACTCTCTGCGATCCGGCCCGCCCCGTGGTGCTCGAGTCCCTCGACATCCCCGAAGCGGTTATCGAGGTCGCCATCGAGCCCAAGTCCAAGGCTGACCGCGATCACCTCTCCGAGGCGCTGGCCAAGCTCGCCAAGGAAGACCCGTCTTTCCGCGTAAAGACGGACGAAGACACCAACCAGACCCTTATTTCCGGCATGGGCGAGCTCCATCTGGAAATCATCGTCGACCGCCTCCTGCGCGAGTTCAACGTCAATGCGAACGTTGGTAAGCCGCAGGTCGCCTACCGCGAGACTCTGACCAAGCCCACCAAGATCGACCACAAGTACGCCAAGCAGTCCGGCGGTCGCGGCCAGTACGGCCACGTGGTGCTGGAGCTCGAACCCGGCGAGCCGGGCGACGGTTACGTGTTCTCCGACGAGATCAAGGGCGGCGTCATTCCCAAGGAATACATCCCGTCCATCGGCAAGGGCATCCAGGACGCCATGAAGAACGGCGTGTACGCCGGCTTCCCCGTGGTGGACGTGAAGGCCAAGCTGGTCTTCGGCTCCTACCACGAGGTGGACTCCTCCGAGCAGGCCTTCTACATCGCCGGCTCCATGGCCTTCAAGGAAGGCTGCCGTCAGGCCGGCATGGCTCTGCTCGAGCCCATCATGGCGGTGGAAGTCGTCACCCCCGAGGAGTACCTCGGTGACGTCATGGGCGACCTCAACGGACGTCGCGGCCGTGTCTCCAGCATGGAGTCCCGCGCTGGCGCCCAGGTCGTTAAGGCAGAGGTTCCGCTGGCCGAAATGTTCGGCTACGCCACCGATCTGCGCTCTCGCACGCAAGGCCGCGCCACGTTCACCATGCAGTTTGACCATTACGAACGTGTGCCCGCCAACCTGGCCGAAGAGATCACCAAGCAACAAACTTCCTAAGAACGACACGGATCGTTTTATCAGCAGGAGTCTGACATCATGGGCAAAGCCAAGTACGAACGCAGTAAGCCGCACGTCAACGTGGGCACAGTCGGCCACATCGACCACGGCAAGACCACCCTCACGGCGGCCATTACCAAGATCCTCTCCATGAAGGCCGGTGGCAGCTACATCGCCTTCGACGAGATCGACAAGGCCCCCGAGGAGAAGGAGCGCGGCATCACCATCGCCACCGCTCACGTGGAGTATGAGACCGACAAGCGCCACTACGCACACGTGGACTGCCCCGGCCACGCCGACTACATCAAGAACATGATCACCGGTGCGGCGCAGATGGACGGCGCCATCCTGGTGGTCGCCGCCACCGACGGCCCCATGCCGCAGACTCGTGAGCACATCCTGCTCGCCCGTCAGGTCGGCGTGCCGTCCCTGGTTGTCTTCCTGAACAAGGTGGACCTGGTGGACGACCCCGAGCTTCTGGAGCTGGTCGAGCTCGAAGTCCGCGAGCTGCTCACCAGCTACGAGTACCCGGGCGACGACATTCCGGTGGTCCTGGGTAGCGCGCTCAAGGCTCTTGAGTGCGACACCCCGGACGACGAGGCAGCCAAGCCGATCTTCGAGCTGATGGAAGCTCTGGACAGCTACATTCCCGAGCCCGAGCGCGACATCGACAAGCCGTTCCTGATGCCCATCGAGGACGTGTTCTCCATCTCCGGCCGCGGCACCGTGGTGACCGGTCGTGTTGACCGCGGCGTCATCAAGGTGGGCGAGGAGATCGAGATCGTCGGCATGAAGGACACCGTGAAGACGACCTGCACGGGCGTCGAGATGTTCCGCAAGATCCTGGATCAGGGTCAGGCCGGCGACAACGTGGGTGTTCTGCTGCGCGGCATCAAGCGCGAGGATGTGGAGCGCGGCCAGGTTCTGGCGCGTCCGGGCACCATCACCCCGCACCGCAAGTTCAAAGCCGAGGTGTACGTGCTCTCCAAGGAAGAGGGCGGCCGTCACACGCCGTTCTTCTCTGGCTACCGTCCGCAGTTCTACTTCCGTACCACGGACGTGACCGGCGTGATCACCCTGGAAGAGGGTGTGGAGATGGTCATGCCCGGCGACAACGCGACCTTCAACGTCGAGCTCATCGTCCCCATCGCCATGGAGAAGGGTCTGCGCTTCGCGATTCGCGAAGGCGGCCGCACCGTCGGCGCCGGCGTTGTCTCGGAGATCACGGAGTAAGACATGGTTTCTTCCGACCGTATTCGTATCAAGCTCAAGGCTTACGATTACCGCATTCTGGACAAGGCGGTTGCTGAGATTGTGGACACGGCGCGCAATACTGGCGCCGGCATTGGCGGCCCCGTGCCCCTGCCGACGAACATCCACAAGTTCACCGTCAACCGCAGCCCGCACGTGGACAAGAAGTCCCGCGAGCAGTTCGAAATGCGTATTCACAAGCGGCTCCTGGATATCCTCGAGCCCACTCAGCAGACCGTCGACGCACTTGGCAAGCTTTCGCTGCCCGCCGGCGTGGATGTCGAGATCAAACTGTAGCGAGGCGCGCCATGGCACTCGGCATACTTGGACGCAAACTGGGCATGACCCGTATCTTCAACCAGGACGGCACGGCTGTTCCGTGCACCGTGGTTGAAGCCGGCCCCTGCCCTGTGATTCAGATCAAGAATCCCGACACGGACGGCTACTCCGCCATCCAGGTAGGGTTCGACGCAGTACCGGAGCGGAAGGTCAACAAGCCCCAGCAGGGCCACCAGAAGAAGGCCGACAAGGGCCTCTTCCGCATGCTCCGCGAGTTCCGCATCGCCAACGTGGACGAGTACGAACTCGGCCAGGAGCTTACGGTGGAACTGTTCAACCCCGGTGAGAAGGTCAAGGTTTCCGGCACCTCCATCGGTAAGGGTTTCCAGGGCGTCATGAAGCGCTGGAACTTTGGCGGCTCCCCCGCGAGCCACGGCCACGAGAAGGTGCACCGCAAGCCCGGCTCCGTGGGCCACGCAACCTTCCCCAGCAAAGTCTTCAAAGGCAAGAAGATGCCTGGACAGATGGGCAACAAGACCGTGACGACCGGCAACCTCGAAGTTGTCGACGTTCGTCCCGAGGATAACCTGCTCATCATCCGCGGCGCTGTGCCCGGGCCCCGCAACGGCCTGGTCATGATCTTCAAGAAGTCCTGAGGCGACGAGAGAGGACAGGCACATGCCTACGATATCCGTATACGACCAGACCAAGAAAGAAGTGGGAACGCTGGAGCTCGCCCCTGAAGTCTTCGAAGTGGCCATCAAGCCCGAGATCCTGCATCTCGTGGTGCGCCATCAGGAGACCATCCGCCGCGCCGGCACCCACGCCACCAAGAACCGCGCCAAGATTTCCGGCGGCGGTAAGAAACCCTGGCGCCAGAAAGGCACCGGCCGCGCACGCGCCGGTACCACTCGTTCGCCCCTGTGGCGGCACGGCGCTACTGTGTTCGGCCCCCAGCCCCGGGAGTACGGCTTCAAGGTCAACAAGAAGATCAAACAGCTCGCCATGAAGATGGCTCTGTCCTCGCGTTTTGCCGAGGAGAAGCTGATGATCGTCAAGGGCTTTGAGCTTCCCGAGGCGAAGACCAAGAACTTCGTTGATGTGAAGAACGCTCTCGGCGCAAAAAAAGTCTTGATTGTTGTGGGGGAAGAGGATAACACTCTCTCTCTTTCGGCAAGGAATGTTCCCGGCGTAACGGTGCTGACCAAAGACACATTCGGTGTTCGCGATATCCTCGTGCACTCCGAGCTGATCCTCACCGAGGACGCCGCCAAGGCCGTGCAGGAGCGGTTGAGCTAGCACGAACGACCGCTTCCAGAGAAGCCCGGGGGGCTTTTTTTTGTACCCCTCGGTCCCGCACGCGGAGCGTCAGTAATAGAGGACGAACAAATGGACTACACACAAATACTCTTAAAGCCGCTCATCTCGGAGAAGGCCACCCTCTCCAAGGAGTTCGCCAACCAGGTCGTCTTCTACGTCCACCCCAAGGCGAACAAGATCGAGATCAAGAAAGCTGTTGAGCAGGCTTTCGACGTCAAGGTGGAAGGCGTCAATGTGGTCCGCAAGCGGCCTTCGGTCCGGACGCGTTTCGGCCGCGCCGTTGGCAGGCAATCCGGCCACAAGAAAGCGTACGTGACGCTCGCGCCGGGCGAGAAAATCGAGTTCTTCGAGGGAGTGTAGCGAAATGGCTGTACGCAAATTAAAGCCTACGTCTCCGGGTCGGCGGTTCCAGACGCTTGCCGATTTCACGGAGATCACCGCGGTCGAGCCCGAGAAGTCGCTCACCGTCGGTCTGACCAAAAAGTCCGGCCGCAACTCGTACGGCCGCGTGACGGCTCGCCGTCGCGGCGGCGGTCACAAGCGCCGTTACAGGATCGTCGACTTCAAGCGCCAGAAGACCGGCGTGCCCGCCAAGGTTGCGAGCATCGAGTACGATCCCAACCGCAGCGCGCGCATCGCTCTTCTGCACTACGCCGATGGCGATAAGCGCTATATCCTGGCCCCTGTGGGCGTTCGCCCCGGCGACACGCTGCTGTCCGGCGATACGGCTGACATCAAGCCTGGCAACGCGCTGACCCTGTCGCGCATCCCCGTGGGCACCATCGTGCACAACGTGGAGCTGCACCCGGGCAAGGGCGGCCAGATTTGCCGCGCTGCCGGCACCTACGCCCAGCTCGTGGCCAAAGAAGGAAAGTACGCGCTGCTGCGCCTGCCCTCGGGCGAGGTGCGCCGCGTCCTGTCCGCCGGTGCCGCCACGGTCGGCCAGGTGGGCAACCTGGATCATGAGAACATATCCCTGGGTAAGGCCGGTCGCTCCCGTTGGAAAGGGAATCGGCCCAAGGTCCGCGGCGTCGCCATGAACCCGATCGACCACCCCCTGGGTGGTGGTGAGGGCCGTTCTTCCGGCGGCCGCCATCCGGTCTCCCCCTGGGGTAAGCCTACCAAGGGCTACAAGACCCGTAACAAGAAGAAATCTTCGAGCAAGCTCATCGTCAAACGCCGCGGTGAGAAGTAGGAGAGAGGGACAACATGCCCAGGTCGCTCAAGAAAGGTCCTTTTGTGGACGACCACCTGATCAAGAAAGTGGAGCGCGCCGGCGAGTCCGGCGACCGCCGGGTCATCAAGACCTGGTCGCGCCGCTCCACCATCGTGCCCGAAATGGTCGGTATGACCTTTGCGGTGCATAACGGCAAAAAATTCATCCCGGTATTCGTGACCGAAAACATGGTAGGCCACAAGTTGGGCGAGTTTTCGCCTACCCGTACCTACCATGGGCACGCCGCCGACAAGAAGTCCAAAGCCAAGCGGTAGCCGGCTCTACGAGTAAGGAGTGAAGGACCATGGAAGCAAGAGCGACCGCCAAATACATGCGCATTGCCCCTCGCAAGGCGCGGCTCGTGGCGAAGAACGTCAAGGGCCTGCCTGTCGAGGAGGCGGTGAACATCCTGAAGTTCACACCGAAGAAAGCGGCAAAGGTTCTGAATAAAGTGCTTGATTCCGCTGTAGCCAACGCCGAGCAGCTTGGCGGCGTGGACGTGGATAGCCTGGTCGTCAAGCAGATCATCGTTGACGAAGGCCCCACGTGGAAACGTTTCATGCCCCGCGCCATGGGCCGTGTGAACAGGATACTCAAGCGAACCAGCCACATCACTGTCGTGGTGGAAGAAGGCGAGGAAGCATAGGTAACGCTATGGGTCAAAAAGTTCATCCGTACGGATTCCGGCTCGGCTACAACAAGAATTGGCTGTCGCGCTGGTACTCCAAGAAAGATTATCCGAGTTACGTCTTCGAGGATCACAAGATCCGCACCTTTGTGAAGAAGACGCTGTACCACGCCGGAGTCTCCAAGATCGAGATCGAGCGCGCAGGCGGCAAGATCCGCCTGATCATCCACACCGCCCGTCCCGGCATCGTCATCGGCCGCAAGGGCGTGGAGATCGAAAAGCTCCGCAGCGATCTGCGCCGGAAGTTCGGCAAGGAGTTCGGCATCGAGGTCAATGAGATCCGCCGCCCCGAAGTGGACGCACAGCTCGTGGCCGAGAACATTGCCATGCAGCTCGAACGCCGCGTCGCTTTCCGCCGCGCCATGAAGCGCACGGTGAGCCTGGCCCGCAAGTTCGGCGCCGAAGGCATCAAGGTCTACTGCGCAGGTCGTCTGGCCGGCGCCGAGATCGCGCGCTCTGAATGGTACCGTGATGGCCGCGTGCCGCTGCACACCCTGCGCGCAGATCTGCAGTTCGGTGTAGCACGCGCCAACACCACCTATGGTGTCATTGGTGTGAAAGTTTGGATCTACAAAGGCGACATCCTCGACCAGGAAACGGAGCAGTAAGATGCTTTCCCCGAGAAGAATCAAATTCAGAAAGCAGCAGAAGGGTCGTCTGCGCGGCAAGGCGCTCCGCGGCAACTACGTTGCTTTCGGTGATATCGGCCTGAAGACGCTGGAACACGGCAAGATCTCCAGCCAGCAGATCGAGGCCGCCCGTGTGGCCATGATGCGCCACATCAAGCGTGGCGGTAAGGTCTGGATCCGCGTTTTCCCGGACAAACCCGTAACCGCGAAGCCTGCTGAAACTCGGCAGGGTAAAGGTAAGGGTGCTCCGGTGGGCTGGTGCGCGCCGGTGAAGCCGGGCAAGGTCCTCTACGAGATCAAGGGCGTTAGCCTGGAGCTCGCCAAGGAAGCCCTGACCCGCGCAGCGCACAAGCTCCCTGTGAAGACGGCCATTGTGCTGAGGGAGGGCCTCTAGGATGCAAGCGAACGAATTCAACAAGCTCTCTCACGATGAGCTGAACGCCAAGCTCGCTTCCTTCCGCGAAGAGCTCTTCAACCTCCGCTTCCAGCACGCCACGGCGCAGCTGGAGAACACGGCGCGGATTCCGCAGGTCAAGAAGAACATTGCGCGGATTCTCACCGTGCTCAGCGAAAAGCAGAAGGGGGCCTAAGCCATGGCCGAGACCCATAAGTCGAGCAAGCGGGTGCTGGTTGGCAAGGTTGTCAGCGACGCCAACGACAAGACCATTGTCGTGACCGTTGACACCGTGGTGAAGCATCCCTTGTACAAGAAGTATATCAGCCGGCGTAAGAAATTCATGGCGCACGATCCTGCCAACGAGTGCAAGATCGGCGACAAGGTACAGATCATCGAGAGCCGTCCGCTTTCGCGCCGCAAGCGCTGGCAGCTGGTGCAAGTACTCGAGAAGGCTGTCTAGGGGTAGAGTCATGATTCAAGTGGAAAGCAATCTGGACGTGGCCGACAACTCCGGCGCCAAGCGTATCTCCTGCATCAAGGTTCTGGGCGGCAGCCGCCGTCGTTACGCCAGCGTGGGCGACATCATCGTCGTCTCGGTGAAAGAGGCCATGCCCCACTCCAAAGTGAAGAAGGGCGACGTGATGAAGGCCGTCGTGGTGCGCACCAAGAAGGAGCTGCGCCGTCCCGACGGATCGTACATCCGTTTCGACAACAACTCCGCGGTGCTGCTCAACAACCAGGGCGAGCCGGTGGGAACACGCATCTTCGGCCCCGTGGCCCGCGAGCTGCGCGCGAGGAACTTCATGAAGATCGTCTCGCTCGCGCCCGAGGTCCTCTAAGGTGAGCGCCATGAAGAAATATCGCATCAAGAAGGATGACCGCGTCATGGTCACCTCCGGCAAGGACAAGGGCAAGGTCGGTAAGATTCTGAATATCGACAAGAAGCACGACCGTGTCCTGGTTGAGAAGGTGAACATGGTGAAGCGGCACACCAAGGGCAACCCGTACGCGCAGCAACCCGGCGGCATCGTCGAGAAAGAGGCGCCCATCGCCATCTCCAACGTGATGCTTCTGTGCCAGGCGTGCACCGAGCCGACCCGAATCGGGTATCGTTTCACCGAGGACGGCAAGAAGGTGCGCTTCTGCAAGAAGTGCAACGAGATAGTGGATTAGGAGCCAAGCCATGACCAGGCTGGAACAAATATACCAGGAAAAGGTGTCGCCGGAGCTCTTGAAGGAGTACGGCTACTCTTCGCCCATGCAGATCCCGCGTCTGGAGAAGATCTCTCTGAACATCGGTCTGGGCGAGGGCAGTCAGAACCAGAAGATCATCGACGACGCCGTGGCGGAACTGACGAGCCTGTCCGCACAGAAGGCCGTTGTGACCCGGGCGAAGAAGTCCATCGCCTCGTTCAAGCTCAGAGAAGGCATGCCCATCGGCTGCCGCGTGACGCTTCGCCACGAACGTATGTGGGATTTTCTGGACAAGCTGGTGAACTTCGCGCTTCCGCGCGTTCGTGACTTCCGGGGCGTTCCGGACCGTGGATTCGACGGTCGCGGCAACTTTACCCTGGGAATCAAGGAACTCACCATCTTCCCGGAACTCGAAATTGATAAGGTGGAGTTTGTCAAGGGGCTCAACGTGACCATCGTGACCTCCGCCACCACCGATAAGGAAGGCAAGACCCTGCTGACACTGCTGGGTATGCCGTTCCGCAAGTAAGGAGGAGCCGTCTTGTCACGCACCGCACTTGAAGTCAGAGCGCGCCGCAAGGCAAAGTTCTCGTCGCGGCGTATGAACCGCTGCCCCATCTGCGGCCGGCCGCGTGCCTTCATGCGCAAGTTCGGCATCTGCCGTGTTTGTTTCCGCAACATGGCACTGGCCGGCGAACTGCCCGGCGTGCGCAAGTCGAGCTGGTAAGGAGCAGACGATGAATATATCCGATCCCGTCTCCGATATGCTCGCCCGCATCCGCAATGCGTTCCACGCCTTGCACAAAGATGTGGCCGTGCCGCGTTCGCGCATGAAAGAAGCCATCGCCGCCATCCTCCAGGATGAAGGCTACATCGAAGGCTTCACCACCGACGAGCGTAC from Oceanidesulfovibrio marinus includes:
- a CDS encoding CDP-glycerol glycerophosphotransferase family protein is translated as MAEFDPGTLKALSDISRRTPKKANCVIFMGRIGGALIDNVKYAFLDCVRHFPDLQGFFLTHDQAQRDLLARQNLPVLLFPDTEAVQICARASVVVSDDFWWRSHSPVHALLEEARTFQLWHGIPLKAIGFPEIESSVNMTPEKAEYLRANYSGYDAVLSTSPYFTEHAFGRAFGANDFPELGYPRNDAMLRPPDKYDMLNVDVALYGELRQRRKEGWRVVFYMPTFRDTGGDPFSDGAINPGKLVEFARRNKIIFVCKFHPYVQARIASNDPHVRVCASHTDPYPMLRLADALVTDYSSIYFDYLLLKRPIVYFQYDHEAYVTRNRELMLDMDDVTPGIRTADEEALYAALAKVLDHGDPHEAERDALLARSFTHHDDGAGKRVNQYVLDHLVAMAAQSAVTPQTASITRRTTA
- a CDS encoding glycosyltransferase; amino-acid sequence: MAPSSCVAWAGNPYFSNRLSARGWRIVHIPLADAFIGWDDVVAACGGEPSLFVLGDRSSVPLLRSVERFPCPTVAIFVDTHIHSWHPLYAQGFDLATVAMRDHIAAFRGRLLPDDRLRWLPLFARSEDKPRPEIEQAHDLLFVGKVDAELTPGRYRFLHDLAERAPLTMLRGPYRELFPTGKLILNESERGDLNFRVFEALGCGCCLLTPDVGHGLRELFTDGEDLFLYPPGDADAVAALTRQLLDDEATRRRVAASGLAKVDAAHRDFHRAEQFEQWLDGFDLPALAAHRLANARRIKREFLNVIYLHLAESYAGTRTAALYLREAKSL
- the rpsL gene encoding 30S ribosomal protein S12, producing the protein MPTINQLVRKQRAKVLKRKKTPALLECPQRRGVCTRVYTTTPKKPNSALRKVARVRLTNGIEVTAYIPGEGHNLQEHSVVLIRGGRVKDLPGVRYHIVRGSLDTAGVSDRRQGRSKYGAKRPK
- the rpsG gene encoding 30S ribosomal protein S7; translated protein: MPRKGSVPKREITPDPIYKSKLAAKFISRLMVDGKKSVAERIFYQSLGELAEKTSEEPLRAFEKALDNVKPHMEVKPRRVGGATYQVPMEVRSERQVALAIRWLINYARARGEKGMAGRLTGELLDAYNNRGGAVKKKEDTHRMADANKAFAHYRW
- the fusA gene encoding elongation factor G encodes the protein MSRVVPIPKQRNIGIMAHIDAGKTTTTERILFYTGVSHKIGEVHDGQATMDWMAQEQERGITITSAATTCYWRDHRINIIDTPGHVDFTIEVERALRVLDGAVAVFDAVAGVEPQSETVWRQADRYKVPRICFVNKMDRIGADFFRCVEMIKTRLKAKPVPLQIPIGSEDEFRGIVDLITGKALMFDQESLGATYETTEVPEDLQDMYESMRLEMLEAVAEEDEALLEKYLGGEEPTAEELVAALRQATVNLSIVPVMCGSAFKNKGVQPLLDAVVDYLPSPDQVHAIKGVDPDDETKEITCPCDDNEPLAALAFKLMADPYVGHLTFLRVYSGHIESGMTVINGATGRKERIGRLLKMHANKREEIKWSGAGDIVAAVGLKDVATGQTLCDPARPVVLESLDIPEAVIEVAIEPKSKADRDHLSEALAKLAKEDPSFRVKTDEDTNQTLISGMGELHLEIIVDRLLREFNVNANVGKPQVAYRETLTKPTKIDHKYAKQSGGRGQYGHVVLELEPGEPGDGYVFSDEIKGGVIPKEYIPSIGKGIQDAMKNGVYAGFPVVDVKAKLVFGSYHEVDSSEQAFYIAGSMAFKEGCRQAGMALLEPIMAVEVVTPEEYLGDVMGDLNGRRGRVSSMESRAGAQVVKAEVPLAEMFGYATDLRSRTQGRATFTMQFDHYERVPANLAEEITKQQTS